In Salarias fasciatus chromosome 13, fSalaFa1.1, whole genome shotgun sequence, the sequence GCAGGGTTTCAAACACAACTGGTGGAATTCATGAGGGAACAGGTGGGTCTGGACCccagttttctctcatttttctcctcacagtttacactcagtgaaaatgtgatttaaaatagAAACTTGGAGAACATGTTCTGCATTCTGTTCTCTGTCACTTATATACATACTAGATAATATGGAAACAATTTAATAACACTAATCCACCAAACTGTTCATTGATTTGCACTGCCTTTTAACAGTGCCATACTCACATTACAGTTTCCAGCTGCAAACGCCCCCAAGGCCGCCACCACACCAAAGACCAGCGCGGTCCTGCTCATCATTGAATGACAAGCGTGTTTCTCCATGATGTGTGCGTGGTGGAAgaagcagaacagcagaactGAAAAGGAGATCAGCGTTGAGTGCTCACACGTCGTGTCCGATATCAATCATGTGTTCAGCTTGTAAACTCACACAGGAATGATCCAGCGTTGATTGTCGCCGTAAACAGTGAATTTTCCGGTGCGTTTATCCCACTCGAACTGAAATCACATTATTTATTCGGTGTATTACACCTCTGCGTTTCATTCCAATAAGAGAATGTGTCATTAGATTGTGTTTTACCTTATAGTGGGAACCAAACAGCATCCAGTGGACTGATTTCTTTTGCAGTATGAGTGGTTGACGCCACCCCTGATAGGAGATCaatcatatttttgttttgggaAAATCCAACTTCATTTAAGTGTTTGTGGTTAAAATAAGGAGGTTAAAAACTTACCAGTCGCTGAGGGAGCACACGTGATGGTGGGAGTATGCCAGGCCATATCTGGGAAAATGAAACACCTTCAGAACTGATGTCTCTGGTTGGATTGTGTCTCTTTTTACAAGGAtgattttttctctttttgtctgtaTAAAATTTTTTCCAGCGACAATCACCGCATTGCACTGAACCTCTGATCGACCTGTTGTGATTTAGTACACCTGAATTTTCGATCGGTGATGTTATTACGACTCACTGTGACTCACCGGTGATTGGGAATAATCATGTGTGtcgtcaaaagaaaaacatccaactACGTCAAAATTACTACCAGAAGAACCCTGGATAAAGCAGTTACATTCACCATTGTTTACCAGAGCTTGATTGCACTCATTACACGCATTTTCCAGTAAGCTTGTCTTTTGGCTCTTCTTGATGTTCCAGTGTGAACACCTGGCAGCAGACAGAACTAGACTGATCACATATTTCAGGTATGTAACACTTTGAACACTCATTTTCAACACCGTTGTGGTGCTAAAACAAAAGTAGAGACGACATAATCTCTGTACTATGTGACCAGTTAGGGATTAAGTGAAGCCGATTTCCAGGAACCTGAACTATTGAGAAAACATCAAATTCTACTGTTGATCGTCATGATGTTGTTCAGATGTGTTTCTATAACTGCTGACTGGTGTCTCTGGGAGGAAAACCTGATTAACACATGACCAGGGTTAATCAAACCTGGTGTGAGTAACTTTGATGAAAACCTGCACCTAAACACAGATTAACATTCACAAGGTCAACAACAAGCTGCAAACGTGGCGTTTTATGAGAGAGCAAACACACGGAGAGCGTTGGGATTACAAAAAGCCTCTCTGATGGCTCATCAGACTTCAACCAGGATGTGAAGACACAAGGAAACAAGACAGTCTGTGAGAAACTTACACACTCCACGTTCCAATGAAGGACACCAGGGAGAGGGAGATAGGGAAAATGATCCAGAGCACCATGTCTGCGTTTTGATGAAAACCAGCAACAAGTTAAAAACCGGGATTCCTGAAATCCAGGTGTCTTAAAAACAGTCAGCGGTACACATCCTGAGGGCTTTGTAGATTTGTCACGAAGCCAGCTTCATATTTACACAAGAaaagaactgaaagaaaaacaagagtgGTCCAAACCTTAAACGATATAAAAGTACAAGTCCTTCAAGCAAAGCGCTACGCCGTTACAGTTAGTTTAGTCTTGCACCATCTGGAGTGCAGCCTTGCTTTTATGGGAGCctccttcagtctggcttcGCCACTCCTCTGGAGCACCACCTCACTCTGTCAGAACACATGTTGGCAAACACGGGGCTGGCCTTCTTGACGCTCAGACACTGTTCGTCTCATTCCATCCATATCATCATTCCACACTCACCTCCATGCTCCATCGTAAAGCCCACAGCTGCAGAGTGTGTTGATCTGGAAGTGAAATATAAACTCCACAGAGTAAATGTTTTGCATGTGTGCACAGACTTGGGTTTTGGAAAATACTTTAGAAAAATCTGAGGTTGAAAAACGGCTGGGACTGTTATGTAAGGCATGCTTTGAATACTTCCAGAAACatgtttgcttcttcttcttccagttaTTCAGTGGTGGATCGGAACTAAGCATATTTACCGCAGCAAAGTTTGAGGTTTTGTCATTTATACTCCCCCACTGACTGAAATATAACCTCTATGAGATTTATCAAGGCTTTTATTTGTAAGCAAAGGTTATTAAATTGTCTTATGACTGTCCAAGAAGGCTAAAAGTAACTTCATCTTCCACAGCTGCTATTGTGTCTGTGGATAGAGGAGGTTCAGGTAGaa encodes:
- the LOC115399146 gene encoding transmembrane protein 150A, with the translated sequence MVLWIIFPISLSLVSFIGTWSVYGLAYSHHHVCSLSDWGGVNHSYCKRNQSTGCCLVPTISSSGINAPENSLFTATINAGSFLFLLFCFFHHAHIMEKHACHSMMSRTALVFGVVAALGAFAAGNCNPGYLALLHYLGAAVSFLCICFYTTFLTALTGRCVLSGYERLLYPLRVASTVLQIIVTICYTIFFAQHEYFYVHMSAVSEWMLSINLELFELSYAVEFAFFSSFMISNLLSKRDEEKPLMMRLS